In a genomic window of Saccharothrix sp. HUAS TT1:
- a CDS encoding SPW repeat protein: MASVGTPLSAARWDAVVSFGVAVSFLAGLWLLMAPFALGYQAVGDFDPRWNSVLVGFAVAVCSLVHAMAPRETPWLGPVLLAVGAWLVVKSFAVSAPGGTAVNDLVTGAVVVVAGVGAVVRAAVRRRAGGRARGGAEVDVPRS, from the coding sequence GTGGCGTCCGTGGGAACGCCGTTGTCCGCGGCGCGATGGGACGCGGTGGTCTCGTTCGGGGTCGCGGTCAGCTTCCTGGCCGGCCTCTGGCTGCTGATGGCGCCCTTCGCGCTCGGCTACCAGGCCGTCGGCGACTTCGACCCCCGCTGGAACAGCGTGCTCGTCGGGTTCGCGGTGGCGGTGTGCTCGCTGGTGCACGCGATGGCGCCGCGCGAGACGCCGTGGCTGGGCCCGGTGCTGCTGGCGGTCGGGGCGTGGCTGGTCGTCAAGTCCTTCGCGGTGTCGGCTCCGGGCGGCACCGCGGTCAACGACCTGGTCACCGGCGCCGTCGTGGTGGTCGCGGGGGTGGGCGCGGTGGTCAGGGCGGCCGTCCGGCGACGCGCGGGCGGTCGGGCGCGTGGCGGCGCGGAAGTCGACGTCCCGCG